The following are from one region of the Stigmatella ashevillena genome:
- a CDS encoding SRPBCC family protein: protein MRSINLGHVGRIAAVVLGGSLLKMSLGHRRMLRPHTAKRRGAPKAGGHAEAVEVERSVTIGKTAEELYRLWRAPETLSRLLGGFAEVTPVEGDRMRWKVQGPFGQSVAWETRIVEDLPGERVRWESLPGAAWSLQGAVQFRAAPAQWGTEVTLRLHLHPPGGMPGEAAMRRLRAVPGGLVLKVLRRFKSLAETGEIPTLKNNPSARKSASAHGKRVC from the coding sequence ATGAGATCCATCAACCTGGGACACGTGGGGCGCATCGCCGCCGTGGTGCTCGGCGGGTCGCTCTTGAAGATGAGCCTTGGGCACCGTCGCATGCTGCGCCCCCACACCGCGAAGCGCCGTGGTGCGCCCAAGGCGGGTGGGCATGCCGAGGCGGTGGAGGTGGAGCGCTCCGTGACCATTGGGAAGACTGCGGAGGAACTCTACCGGCTCTGGCGAGCGCCGGAGACGCTGTCACGTCTCCTGGGCGGCTTCGCCGAGGTCACCCCCGTGGAGGGAGACCGCATGCGCTGGAAGGTGCAGGGGCCGTTCGGGCAGAGCGTGGCGTGGGAGACGCGCATCGTGGAGGACCTTCCCGGTGAACGGGTGCGCTGGGAGTCCCTCCCAGGGGCAGCGTGGTCCCTCCAGGGCGCGGTGCAGTTCCGTGCCGCGCCAGCCCAATGGGGCACGGAGGTGACGCTCCGCCTCCACCTCCATCCCCCGGGAGGTATGCCCGGTGAGGCCGCGATGAGACGTCTGCGGGCCGTGCCCGGTGGGCTCGTGCTCAAGGTGCTCCGGCGGTTCAAGAGCCTGGCCGAGACGGGGGAGATTCCGACACTCAAAAACAATCCATCTGCTCGGAAGAGTGCCTCCGCTCATGGAAAGCGCGTCTGTTGA
- a CDS encoding zinc-dependent alcohol dehydrogenase, with amino-acid sequence MRALCWNGVNDLRVETVPDPQIVSPHDVILRVTMSTTCGSDLHFIDGYIPTMREGDVIGHEFMGEVVEVGREVKKVKKGDRVVVPSFIVCGNCWYCQHDLWSLCDNTNPNPELQMAAFGQPTAGIYGYTHAFGGYAGAHAHYVRVPHADNDCFLVPEGLRDEQVIFLSDAAPTGYMGADFCGIQPGGTVAVWGAGGVGLMAMESAFLLGAERVIAIDRFPERLRLAREKAGAETLDYTQVDSVVEALREMTGGRGPDACIDAVGMEAHGTGVGYAYDRAKQALHLHSDRGQALREAILACRKGGTLSILGVYGLMDKFPIGAIMNKGLTVRTAQQHGQKYVPRLLEHVARGELDPSYLVTHRFSLEDAPRGYEMFKNKEEGCVRAVFTP; translated from the coding sequence ATGCGTGCCCTTTGCTGGAACGGAGTCAACGATTTGAGGGTGGAGACCGTCCCGGATCCACAGATCGTCAGCCCGCACGACGTCATCCTCCGGGTGACGATGTCCACGACCTGTGGGTCCGACCTGCATTTCATCGATGGGTACATCCCCACGATGCGTGAAGGGGATGTCATCGGCCACGAGTTCATGGGGGAAGTCGTAGAGGTGGGCCGCGAGGTGAAGAAGGTCAAGAAGGGAGACCGGGTGGTGGTCCCTTCGTTCATCGTCTGCGGCAATTGCTGGTATTGCCAGCATGACCTCTGGTCGCTCTGCGACAACACCAATCCCAACCCAGAACTCCAGATGGCGGCGTTCGGTCAGCCGACCGCTGGAATCTACGGCTACACCCATGCCTTCGGAGGCTATGCGGGAGCGCACGCCCACTACGTGCGGGTGCCGCATGCGGACAACGACTGTTTCCTCGTGCCCGAGGGGCTGCGCGACGAGCAGGTCATCTTCCTCTCGGATGCCGCGCCCACCGGGTACATGGGGGCTGACTTCTGTGGCATTCAGCCGGGGGGCACCGTCGCGGTCTGGGGCGCTGGAGGCGTCGGGCTCATGGCCATGGAGAGCGCCTTCCTCCTGGGGGCCGAGCGGGTCATCGCGATCGATCGCTTTCCGGAGCGCTTGCGGTTGGCCCGGGAGAAGGCAGGCGCGGAGACCCTCGATTACACCCAGGTGGACAGCGTCGTGGAGGCGCTCCGGGAAATGACGGGCGGGCGCGGACCGGATGCGTGCATCGACGCGGTGGGCATGGAGGCGCACGGAACGGGCGTTGGCTACGCGTATGATCGCGCGAAGCAGGCGTTGCACCTGCACTCGGACCGGGGCCAGGCGCTGCGAGAGGCGATCCTCGCCTGCCGCAAGGGCGGAACCCTGTCGATCCTGGGAGTCTACGGACTCATGGACAAGTTTCCGATCGGCGCCATCATGAACAAGGGGCTCACGGTCCGCACCGCGCAGCAGCATGGCCAGAAATACGTGCCACGCCTTCTGGAGCACGTGGCGCGGGGAGAGCTGGATCCCTCCTATCTGGTAACGCACCGGTTCTCACTCGAGGATGCCCCCCGGGGCTACGAGATGTTCAAGAACAAGGAGGAAGGCTGCGTTCGCGCCGTGTTCACGCCCTGA
- a CDS encoding serine/threonine-protein kinase, producing the protein MAWNDAMTFNPTALPSGTRVGSWQLLGWQGRGTYGTVYRATPWGKPGSEVVALKLASHPRDERFVREAELLSRLHSPNVPCLLDYGFWRHPSGRAYPYLVMEWIDGTSLYEWARQQSLSSRQAFTLLAQVARALAETVAVGGTHRDVKGDNILVRSADGCAFLMDYGAGHYVGAAPLTPPPFPPGSPRYRSPEAWAFSRSLGPSSCIPYPSQPADDVFALGVTAYKLVTDEYPPSTFPEDEESRVWSLEAGGPRPPQAMNPSVVPHLGALILRMLAVRPEARGAPSELAEALEQAAAHVSPEADQPLFSGVPRPRARWPSEDLVVAPQWPSPEPELLPERSSPPVEARSHRAWILTMGVGVPLAVCTGWGVCVNLQAQLPVTSSAFDGGERDGGSVALGDTSLTVAASSSAAPFDGEGIGLEAPPSLLPRQSRPDAKGRCPTKGHVVLNGGCWVKLDVTHPACQGNVYVYQGSCYVPALQPATVPTSSPAEARPPKH; encoded by the coding sequence ATGGCGTGGAACGATGCAATGACCTTCAACCCCACCGCCCTCCCTTCGGGCACGCGTGTGGGCTCTTGGCAACTTCTCGGCTGGCAAGGGCGTGGCACGTACGGCACCGTGTACCGTGCCACGCCCTGGGGCAAACCCGGCTCGGAGGTGGTTGCCCTCAAGCTGGCCTCTCACCCTCGGGATGAACGCTTCGTCCGCGAGGCAGAGCTTCTGTCCCGTCTTCATTCGCCCAACGTTCCCTGCCTGTTGGACTACGGGTTCTGGCGCCACCCTTCGGGCCGCGCCTACCCGTATCTCGTCATGGAGTGGATCGATGGGACTTCCCTCTACGAATGGGCCCGCCAGCAGTCCCTCTCCTCCCGGCAGGCGTTCACCCTCCTGGCCCAGGTGGCGCGCGCCCTCGCGGAAACCGTGGCGGTGGGCGGAACTCACCGCGACGTGAAGGGCGATAACATTCTCGTCCGTTCCGCTGACGGCTGCGCCTTTCTCATGGATTACGGCGCGGGGCATTACGTGGGGGCGGCTCCGCTCACCCCTCCTCCCTTTCCGCCGGGCAGCCCTCGCTACCGCAGTCCCGAGGCCTGGGCTTTCTCACGGAGTTTGGGCCCCTCGTCCTGCATTCCTTATCCCTCTCAACCCGCGGATGATGTATTCGCGCTGGGTGTGACGGCCTACAAGCTCGTGACGGATGAATACCCTCCCTCCACCTTCCCCGAGGATGAAGAGTCCCGTGTCTGGAGCTTGGAGGCCGGGGGGCCTCGGCCTCCTCAAGCGATGAATCCCTCGGTAGTTCCACACCTCGGGGCCCTCATTCTGCGCATGCTGGCCGTGCGGCCCGAGGCACGTGGCGCCCCGTCCGAGTTGGCAGAGGCATTGGAGCAGGCTGCCGCACACGTCAGCCCAGAGGCGGATCAGCCGCTCTTCTCCGGAGTGCCGCGCCCCCGTGCACGATGGCCCTCGGAGGATCTCGTCGTCGCTCCGCAATGGCCTTCTCCAGAGCCCGAACTCCTACCGGAGCGCAGCAGTCCTCCCGTGGAGGCTCGCTCCCATCGGGCCTGGATCCTCACGATGGGCGTGGGAGTGCCCTTGGCTGTTTGCACGGGATGGGGGGTCTGCGTCAATCTCCAGGCACAGCTTCCAGTGACATCGTCTGCCTTCGACGGAGGCGAACGTGATGGCGGCAGTGTGGCCTTGGGAGACACTTCCCTGACGGTCGCCGCATCCTCTTCCGCAGCGCCCTTCGACGGTGAGGGAATTGGATTGGAAGCGCCCCCCAGTCTCCTCCCGAGGCAGAGCAGGCCCGATGCCAAGGGCCGATGTCCCACCAAAGGGCACGTCGTTCTTAACGGCGGGTGCTGGGTCAAGCTGGATGTGACTCACCCAGCCTGTCAGGGCAACGTTTATGTGTATCAAGGGAGTTGCTACGTCCCCGCGCTCCAGCCCGCCACCGTTCCGACCTCCAGCCCGGCAGAGGCTCGACCTCCCAAACACTAA
- a CDS encoding alpha/beta fold hydrolase, translating into METFLSKDGTPLAYLRSGTGPSLVLVHGSNLDHTSWDAVLPALQARFTVYALDRRGRGRSGDAPAYAIEREFEDVAALVEAVPGPVVLLGHSYGAICSLGAALRTRSLGKLILYEPPLAPLEFFGPVDTIPRLEALVKEGRLAETLGTFLKEIGGATEADVQRMRDLPTWSTLVASAHTLAREGRVVGDAWRDIPRYADISVPTLLMHGETSPPFCAQIAANLQGVLRRNRLTVLQGQGHFAMNEAPELFVREVLAFIDAEP; encoded by the coding sequence TTGGAGACGTTCCTGTCGAAAGATGGCACCCCCCTGGCCTACCTGCGCTCCGGGACAGGGCCCTCGCTCGTGCTCGTGCATGGGTCGAACCTCGACCACACTTCCTGGGACGCGGTCCTCCCCGCGCTCCAGGCGCGCTTCACGGTCTATGCCTTGGACCGGCGCGGGCGCGGACGGAGCGGGGACGCGCCCGCGTACGCCATCGAGCGAGAGTTTGAAGACGTCGCCGCCCTGGTGGAGGCAGTGCCCGGCCCCGTGGTCCTTCTGGGTCACTCCTATGGGGCGATCTGCTCGCTGGGAGCAGCCCTGCGCACGCGCAGCCTCGGCAAGCTCATCCTCTATGAGCCTCCGCTCGCGCCGCTGGAGTTCTTTGGTCCTGTCGACACCATTCCCCGGCTGGAAGCGCTCGTGAAGGAAGGGCGGCTGGCCGAGACGCTCGGGACGTTCCTGAAGGAGATCGGCGGCGCAACCGAGGCCGACGTGCAGCGCATGAGGGACTTGCCCACCTGGAGCACGCTCGTGGCCTCGGCCCACACCCTGGCCCGCGAAGGCCGCGTCGTGGGAGACGCCTGGAGAGACATTCCTCGCTACGCGGACATCTCCGTGCCCACCCTGCTGATGCACGGAGAGACCAGTCCCCCCTTCTGTGCCCAGATCGCCGCGAACCTCCAGGGCGTGCTCCGGCGCAACCGCCTCACCGTCCTGCAAGGCCAGGGGCACTTCGCCATGAACGAGGCGCCCGAGCTCTTCGTCCGCGAGGTGCTCGCCTTCATCGACGCGGAGCCATAA
- a CDS encoding DUF3396 domain-containing protein, whose protein sequence is MNEPYPRIRVRAENGVLLLREAVCICFYLHHHHAQVCHPVLRSLEAYRKAVGPNALALYATEDAWAPLDSQGWEHVRSEVLAPWGARVMLRGPPGPGEGYSFDYCGKPVGEPSVRRFPGTVCALQFWLPTEFLEEHGPERVHALALELAEPLPYCSGHAGLAFQGDWNLLGVTQEVQRYCFLYPGLDIVPLERLSRQLGTRVRGPAWMTFLGSPVLGALGNTAGLRARLSSPGTSVQSLDAGRAVVTLGERPEAGDTRHPPTLPSYRELARVLEPWTYFEEQISDPDFPHDSRLRWERRFLD, encoded by the coding sequence ATGAACGAGCCCTACCCTAGAATCCGTGTCCGGGCCGAAAACGGAGTGCTCCTTCTGCGAGAGGCTGTCTGTATTTGTTTCTATCTCCACCATCACCACGCACAGGTCTGCCACCCGGTCCTGCGTTCGCTGGAGGCTTACAGAAAGGCCGTGGGCCCCAACGCGCTCGCGCTCTACGCCACCGAGGACGCCTGGGCGCCTTTGGATTCTCAAGGCTGGGAGCATGTCCGAAGCGAGGTGCTCGCCCCTTGGGGGGCTCGCGTCATGCTGCGCGGCCCGCCTGGGCCTGGGGAAGGGTACTCCTTCGATTACTGCGGCAAACCCGTGGGAGAGCCGTCCGTCCGGAGGTTTCCTGGCACCGTGTGTGCCCTTCAGTTCTGGCTTCCAACCGAGTTCCTTGAAGAGCACGGCCCAGAGCGTGTCCACGCGCTCGCGCTGGAACTGGCGGAGCCGCTGCCCTACTGCTCCGGCCACGCGGGTCTCGCTTTTCAAGGCGACTGGAACCTGCTCGGGGTGACCCAGGAGGTGCAGCGGTATTGCTTCCTCTATCCGGGCCTCGACATCGTTCCCCTGGAGCGCCTCTCACGGCAGCTCGGTACGCGCGTGCGAGGCCCCGCCTGGATGACGTTCCTGGGCTCACCTGTGCTCGGTGCTCTTGGCAATACCGCAGGCCTTCGCGCCCGTCTCAGCTCCCCAGGCACCAGCGTCCAAAGCCTGGACGCAGGGCGAGCGGTGGTCACCCTGGGCGAGCGGCCGGAAGCAGGCGATACCCGCCATCCCCCCACCCTGCCCTCTTACCGTGAACTGGCTCGCGTGCTGGAGCCCTGGACCTATTTCGAGGAGCAGATTTCCGACCCTGATTTCCCCCATGACTCAAGGCTTCGCTGGGAACGTCGCTTTCTGGATTGA
- a CDS encoding endopeptidase, whose product MRHSAKLTACCALLSATASWAIVPPESGPTTLSSKAFFKPELTLTISNVPLGELQPQMSTAGMRSWDAFFARNGREFNVYLDARTGTPTSIQGSIPLIPGDGVGNRVTLAGLRQRLGRTVQQVDAATVADLVVQFIADNQDAMAVDPVMLGEPRVTQVTEQLWQVHIPQVIDGVTVRHSRVAATISHGNLILIGTEAWSTPQQLSVRPTVAPEQAMAFAGDRFGLLETPSTLWMQPTLEVVPQVRADAQRGQTFIGKVGQGYTYNLAWTYGFQRPGELERWKVTVDAQSGEVLSLEDDNHYLDATIKGGIYPTTNIETCADNTVCGTIQPNSPMPWANTGLASPNNYTDGAGVYNYSSGTVTTTLDGKYVKITDTCGTPSFSSTTGNINMGGETGDHDCVTDGGGTGNTAAARSCFYELNKLKEQARGWLPANTWLQGKLTANVNISSTCNAFWNGSTVNFYKSGGGCRNTGEIGAVFDHEWGHGIDNFDANGALSNSSEGYADIAAIYRLQTSCIGFGFFQTTNTGCGQTPDGSGYNQNEAQTGAAWCNTNCSGVRDADWDKHVNKTPSTPANFVCTRCSSGSGPCGKQVHCAASPTRQAAWDFVARDLRAAPFNYDSNTAFLVANKVFYQGSGNVGTWHGCNCTAGTSDGCGATNGYMQWLAADDDNGTLADGTPHMSALYAAFNRHNIACSTPAPVNSGCASGPSTAPAATATPADGQVSLEWTPVSGASQYWVMKTEGFAGCDFGKAKIATVTGSSYVDSEVANGRAYCYSVVAAGSSAACYSPGSACTCVTPVCSAPGNPALSSPAAGGTGVELAAVLDWSDATSASSYDVQVATDAAFTTVVASASALTASTWTVSPALSANTVYYWRVRASNSCGGSTAWTAARTFTTRGCVNLAAPTLVSPATGATGVSSTATLDWSDVASATGYEVQVAKDSAFATVVASGTSAASTWTVSPALSSNTLYYWRVRATDSCGKSAYSSVSSFTTSTVCTPLAAAYNATTKSPACVSGCGCDTGTTLINGRGTLSSGSEPNQPNTLGGTCADGTSGTYHSDESIDRIVIKTVDQGAFAPGKQVTVDVTVWCYGTTDGLDLYYTTAVGAPSWTALATNLLCTAGGRAQTFSQTFTLNGSATGQQAVRAQFRYGGTASSACVSGSYNDRDDLVFAVSASAQPKQAMLVLP is encoded by the coding sequence ATGCGTCATTCCGCGAAGTTGACCGCCTGTTGTGCCTTGCTCAGTGCAACGGCCAGCTGGGCGATCGTCCCCCCCGAGTCTGGTCCCACCACCCTGTCGAGCAAGGCTTTCTTCAAGCCCGAGCTCACCCTGACCATCAGCAACGTGCCGCTGGGCGAGCTCCAGCCGCAGATGTCCACCGCGGGCATGCGCTCGTGGGACGCGTTCTTCGCGCGCAACGGCCGCGAGTTCAATGTCTACCTGGATGCCCGGACGGGAACCCCCACCTCCATCCAGGGCTCCATCCCCCTCATCCCCGGTGACGGCGTGGGCAACCGCGTCACGCTCGCCGGACTTCGCCAGCGCCTGGGGCGCACCGTTCAGCAGGTAGACGCGGCCACCGTCGCAGACCTCGTTGTCCAGTTCATCGCGGACAACCAGGACGCCATGGCCGTGGACCCCGTGATGCTCGGCGAGCCGCGCGTCACCCAGGTCACCGAGCAGCTCTGGCAGGTGCACATTCCCCAGGTGATCGACGGCGTGACCGTGCGGCACAGCCGCGTGGCGGCCACCATCAGCCACGGTAACCTCATCCTCATCGGCACCGAGGCGTGGTCCACGCCCCAGCAGCTCTCCGTGCGCCCCACGGTGGCCCCCGAGCAGGCGATGGCGTTCGCCGGTGACCGGTTCGGCCTGCTCGAGACGCCGAGCACCCTGTGGATGCAGCCCACGCTGGAGGTCGTCCCCCAGGTGCGCGCGGACGCGCAGCGCGGCCAGACCTTCATCGGCAAGGTGGGCCAGGGCTACACCTACAACCTGGCGTGGACCTACGGCTTCCAGCGCCCCGGCGAGTTGGAGCGCTGGAAGGTGACGGTGGATGCGCAGTCCGGCGAGGTGCTCTCGCTGGAAGACGACAACCACTACCTCGATGCCACCATCAAGGGTGGCATCTACCCCACCACCAACATCGAGACGTGCGCCGACAACACCGTGTGCGGCACGATCCAGCCCAACTCCCCCATGCCGTGGGCGAACACGGGCCTCGCCTCGCCCAACAACTACACGGATGGCGCGGGCGTCTACAACTACTCCTCGGGCACCGTCACCACCACGCTCGATGGCAAGTACGTGAAGATCACCGACACCTGTGGCACCCCCAGCTTCAGCTCCACGACGGGCAACATCAACATGGGCGGTGAGACGGGTGACCACGACTGCGTCACCGACGGCGGCGGCACGGGCAACACGGCCGCGGCGCGCTCCTGCTTCTACGAGCTCAACAAGCTGAAGGAGCAGGCCCGCGGCTGGCTGCCCGCCAACACCTGGCTCCAGGGCAAGCTGACCGCCAACGTCAACATCAGCAGCACCTGCAACGCGTTCTGGAACGGCTCGACCGTCAACTTCTACAAGAGCGGCGGCGGCTGCCGGAACACGGGCGAGATTGGCGCCGTGTTCGACCACGAGTGGGGCCACGGCATCGACAACTTCGACGCCAACGGCGCGCTCAGCAACTCCAGCGAGGGCTACGCGGACATCGCCGCCATCTACCGCCTGCAGACCTCCTGCATCGGCTTTGGCTTCTTCCAGACCACGAACACCGGCTGTGGCCAGACGCCGGATGGCTCGGGCTACAACCAGAACGAGGCCCAGACGGGCGCGGCTTGGTGCAACACGAACTGCTCCGGCGTGCGCGACGCGGACTGGGACAAGCACGTCAACAAGACGCCCTCCACCCCGGCCAACTTCGTGTGCACCCGCTGCAGCTCTGGCTCGGGCCCCTGCGGCAAGCAGGTGCACTGCGCGGCCTCGCCCACCCGCCAGGCGGCGTGGGACTTCGTCGCGCGCGACCTGCGCGCCGCGCCGTTCAACTACGACTCCAACACCGCGTTCCTCGTGGCCAACAAGGTCTTCTACCAGGGCAGCGGCAACGTGGGCACGTGGCACGGCTGCAACTGCACCGCGGGCACCTCGGACGGCTGCGGCGCCACCAACGGCTACATGCAGTGGCTGGCGGCGGACGATGACAACGGCACCCTGGCGGACGGCACCCCGCACATGTCGGCCCTCTACGCGGCCTTCAACCGCCACAACATCGCCTGCTCCACCCCGGCTCCTGTCAACTCGGGCTGCGCCAGCGGCCCGTCCACGGCCCCCGCCGCCACCGCCACCCCGGCGGACGGCCAGGTCTCCCTGGAGTGGACGCCGGTGAGCGGCGCCAGCCAGTACTGGGTGATGAAGACGGAGGGCTTCGCGGGCTGTGACTTCGGCAAGGCGAAGATCGCCACCGTCACGGGCTCCAGCTACGTCGACAGCGAGGTGGCCAATGGCCGTGCGTACTGCTACTCGGTCGTCGCGGCCGGCTCGAGCGCCGCCTGCTACAGCCCGGGCAGTGCCTGCACCTGCGTGACGCCGGTGTGCAGCGCCCCTGGCAACCCTGCCCTCAGCTCGCCCGCCGCGGGCGGCACGGGCGTGGAGCTGGCCGCGGTCCTGGATTGGTCGGATGCGACCAGCGCCAGCAGCTATGACGTGCAGGTGGCCACGGACGCCGCCTTCACCACCGTGGTGGCCTCGGCCTCGGCCCTGACCGCCAGCACCTGGACCGTCTCGCCGGCGCTGTCCGCCAACACCGTCTATTACTGGCGGGTGCGGGCCTCCAACTCCTGCGGTGGCTCCACCGCGTGGACCGCCGCGCGCACCTTCACCACGCGCGGTTGCGTGAACCTGGCGGCGCCCACCCTGGTGAGCCCGGCGACCGGTGCCACGGGCGTCAGCAGCACCGCCACGCTGGACTGGAGCGATGTGGCGAGCGCCACGGGTTACGAGGTGCAGGTGGCCAAGGACTCCGCGTTCGCCACCGTGGTGGCCTCCGGCACGTCGGCGGCCAGCACCTGGACGGTCTCTCCGGCCCTGAGCAGCAACACCCTGTACTACTGGCGGGTGCGGGCGACCGACTCGTGCGGCAAGAGCGCGTACAGCAGCGTGTCCTCGTTCACCACCAGCACGGTCTGCACGCCGCTGGCCGCCGCCTACAATGCCACCACCAAGAGCCCGGCCTGCGTGTCGGGTTGCGGCTGTGACACCGGCACCACGCTCATCAATGGCCGCGGAACCCTGAGCAGCGGAAGCGAGCCGAACCAGCCCAACACCCTCGGTGGCACGTGCGCCGACGGCACCAGCGGCACCTACCACTCGGACGAGAGCATCGACCGCATCGTCATCAAGACGGTGGACCAGGGGGCCTTCGCCCCGGGCAAGCAGGTCACGGTCGACGTGACGGTGTGGTGCTACGGCACCACGGACGGCCTGGACCTCTACTACACGACGGCGGTGGGGGCGCCTTCCTGGACCGCGCTGGCCACGAACCTGCTGTGCACCGCGGGAGGCAGGGCCCAGACGTTCTCCCAGACCTTCACGCTCAACGGGAGCGCGACCGGCCAGCAGGCCGTGCGCGCCCAGTTCCGCTACGGCGGCACCGCCTCCTCCGCCTGCGTCAGCGGCAGCTACAACGACCGGGACGACCTCGTCTTCGCGGTCTCTGCCTCGGCCCAGCCGAAGCAGGCCATGCTCGTCCTGCCGTAA